The proteins below come from a single Pleuronectes platessa chromosome 3, fPlePla1.1, whole genome shotgun sequence genomic window:
- the LOC128432157 gene encoding protein EOLA1, protein MSVQVWCLSFRQPYAGLILDGVKTLESRWRPLLAPLENQTLAVHIARRDWEGDEWRAVLRGPLGMTEAQIHGLLESGERFGRGVVAGLVDVGVTSVCPASMLEEELQHLERSALLVGLQEKHVTHLSNPRWLKEPLSSRGGRDPWTVEIPTELLP, encoded by the exons ATGTCGGTGCAGGTGTGGTGTCTGTCGTTCCGCCAGCCGTACGCCGGTCTGATTCTGGACGGGGTGAAGACGCTGGAGAGCCGCTGGAGGCCCCTGCTGGCCCCGCTGGAGAACCAGACCCTGGCGGTCCACATCGCCCGGCGGGACTGGGAGGGGGACGAGTGGCGGGCGGTGCTTCGCGGCCCACTGGGGATGACCGAGGCTCAGATCCACGGGCTCCTGGAGTCCGGGGAGCGGTTCGGCCGCGGCGTGGTGGCAG GATTGGTGGATGTGGGCGTGACCTCGGTGTGTCCCGCCTccatgctggaggaggagcttcagcACCTGGAGAGGTCGGCCCTTCTGGTTGGTCTGCAGGAGAAACACGTGACTCACCTGTCCAACCCTCGCTGGCTGAAAGAGCCCCTGAGCTCCCGAGGAGGTCGCGACCCCTGGACTGTGGAGATCCCCACGGAGCTTCTGCCATGA